A single genomic interval of Bradyrhizobium japonicum USDA 6 harbors:
- a CDS encoding winged helix-turn-helix domain-containing protein → MRYFFEDCALDTERRELRRGLDVVPTTPQVLDLLEHLIRSRDRVVSKDDLVNAIWNGRIVSDAALTTRLNAVRRAIGDSGQQQRLIKTFPRKGFRFVGAVHDENRRPGITAAVAVPVTYAHAVGERRSAGWLEDLRGRLKLVGSVLASVAAIGAIAGGVAGYWNAWKTVRTDAQREAQNIQAQPTVRPEIAPRLSLVVLPFASLNDGPAQDSFADLISTGLTTDLARTPATLVVGRDTALTYKKKVIDLQQLGTDLRVRWAVRGAVKRNGDQVRVNVSLTDLQTARDIWSDRFDGDLANLAVLQDTIAARLLCVAHLHLRQYEEALQQCSRSLNMTGTDFQAYISLISAYGNETAAQDTS, encoded by the coding sequence ATGCGCTATTTCTTCGAGGACTGTGCGTTGGACACCGAGCGGCGCGAATTGCGGCGCGGGCTCGATGTGGTGCCCACGACACCCCAGGTTCTCGATCTGCTCGAACATCTGATCCGCAGCAGAGATCGCGTCGTCAGCAAGGACGATCTCGTCAACGCGATCTGGAATGGCCGGATCGTATCCGATGCGGCGCTGACGACGCGGCTGAACGCCGTCCGGCGCGCGATCGGTGACTCCGGTCAGCAACAACGTCTTATCAAGACATTTCCACGCAAGGGCTTTCGTTTCGTGGGCGCCGTGCACGATGAGAATCGGCGACCAGGAATCACGGCAGCAGTTGCGGTCCCGGTTACCTATGCGCACGCTGTTGGCGAACGGCGATCCGCCGGCTGGCTGGAGGACCTCAGGGGCCGTCTGAAGCTCGTCGGCAGCGTGCTGGCGTCGGTCGCCGCCATCGGCGCAATTGCCGGTGGCGTCGCCGGATACTGGAATGCCTGGAAGACGGTCCGTACCGACGCACAACGGGAAGCTCAAAACATCCAGGCACAGCCGACAGTCAGGCCCGAGATCGCGCCTCGCCTCTCTCTCGTCGTGTTGCCCTTCGCCAGCCTCAACGACGGTCCGGCGCAGGACTCCTTTGCCGACTTGATCTCGACAGGCTTGACGACCGACCTCGCGCGAACGCCCGCCACTCTCGTTGTTGGACGCGACACCGCCTTGACCTACAAGAAGAAGGTGATCGATTTGCAGCAGCTCGGGACGGATCTCCGCGTCCGCTGGGCCGTGCGGGGCGCGGTGAAACGCAACGGAGACCAGGTGCGGGTCAACGTATCACTGACCGACCTCCAGACCGCCCGCGACATCTGGTCGGATCGGTTCGACGGCGACCTCGCAAACCTGGCCGTCTTGCAGGATACCATCGCGGCGCGGCTTCTCTGCGTCGCACACTTGCACCTCCGACAATATGAAGAAGCCCTCCAACAGTGCAGCCGCTCCCTGAATATGACCGGCACGGATTTCCAGGCTTACATCAGTCTGATCTCGGCTTACGGGAACGAAACTGCGGCACAAGACACATCCTAA
- a CDS encoding GNAT family N-acetyltransferase has translation MECTIRSAREDDAGEISEVILRALRETNAKDYTDEIIARVERSFSPDAVRELIGRRTVFVATIGHRVVGTASLDGSVVRTVFVAPDVQAQGIGKLLMAEIERTARERNTASLTVPSSVTAETFYARLGFTAVRDSYHGDERTIIMERSLDNASP, from the coding sequence ATGGAATGCACGATCCGGTCTGCGCGCGAGGATGACGCCGGCGAGATAAGCGAGGTCATTTTGCGGGCGCTGCGCGAGACAAATGCCAAGGATTATACGGACGAGATCATCGCACGGGTCGAACGCAGCTTCAGTCCAGACGCCGTGCGGGAGCTGATCGGTAGACGCACCGTTTTCGTCGCCACCATCGGCCACCGCGTGGTTGGAACGGCAAGCCTTGACGGAAGCGTGGTCCGGACGGTCTTCGTGGCTCCCGACGTCCAGGCCCAGGGCATCGGCAAGCTGCTGATGGCCGAGATCGAGCGTACGGCGCGCGAGCGGAACACCGCTTCGCTGACCGTTCCCTCTTCGGTCACCGCTGAGACTTTTTACGCACGGCTTGGATTCACTGCCGTGCGCGACAGTTATCATGGCGACGAACGCACGATCATCATGGAGCGATCGTTGGACAACGCGTCGCCATAG
- a CDS encoding putative bifunctional diguanylate cyclase/phosphodiesterase, which yields MRARAGRQPRKPRFARAPRPVSERDELLRSRAEAEAAIAEARKSHERLRQAIDLLPQGIVFLDAEGRYVLWNRKYAEIYSKTADLFEEGARLEDTLRIGVARGDYPEAAGHEDEWIAERLQKLYQPGARHEQMLADGRVILIDERLTDDGGVVGLRVDITELKQREASFRLLFDGNPVPMIVCALDDERILGVNDAAISHYGYSRAEFEKLKIRSLQAFDSEPPWTTDRSSEEQAARTWKHVKANGALIDLAIYSRELTYADRPAVLLALMDITERKRAEARLAFMAQHDGLTGLPNRNLLRQQVDEMLLHMRRSSDKVALLMLGLDNFKAVNDTLGHAVGDKLLRGVAKRLRSTLREEDALARLNSDEFAIVQSGLTRPEDAVMLAKRLQEAIADPYLLDGHSVVIGASIGIAMAPGDGDDSEKLLKSADMALSRAKADARGTFAFFEAALDAKAQSRRKIEVELRDAIQNDVLRPYYQPLIDLQSGRITGFEALVRWPHAERGMVSPAEFIPVAEETGLINPLGGLMLRRACLDAATWPDDVRVAVNLSPLQFRSGNLLSVVTDALKLSGLPARRLELEITETLLLEKSAQVLATLHALRALGVRISMDDFGTGYSSLSYLRSFPFDKIKIDQSFVRDLGANREAQAIIRSIVSLGKGLGVTITAEGVETEAELSCLRAEGCDEGQGFLFSKARPNAEIISLLAAQRGMDGETALVA from the coding sequence GTGCGCGCCCGGGCTGGCCGACAGCCGCGCAAGCCGCGCTTCGCGCGCGCGCCTCGGCCCGTTTCCGAACGCGACGAACTCCTGCGCAGCCGCGCCGAGGCGGAGGCGGCGATTGCCGAGGCCCGCAAATCCCATGAGCGCCTGCGCCAGGCCATCGACCTCCTGCCGCAGGGCATCGTGTTTCTCGATGCCGAGGGCCGTTACGTGCTCTGGAACAGGAAATACGCCGAGATCTACAGCAAGACCGCCGATCTGTTCGAGGAAGGCGCGCGCCTCGAGGACACGCTGCGCATCGGCGTCGCGCGTGGCGACTATCCCGAGGCTGCCGGCCACGAGGACGAGTGGATCGCCGAGCGGCTGCAAAAGCTCTATCAGCCCGGCGCGCGCCACGAGCAGATGCTCGCGGACGGCCGCGTCATCCTGATCGACGAGCGGCTCACCGACGACGGCGGCGTGGTCGGCCTGCGCGTCGACATCACCGAGTTGAAGCAGCGCGAGGCCTCGTTCCGCCTGCTGTTCGACGGCAATCCCGTCCCCATGATCGTCTGTGCGCTCGATGACGAGCGCATCCTCGGCGTCAACGACGCCGCGATTTCCCATTACGGCTATAGCCGTGCCGAGTTCGAGAAGCTGAAGATCCGCTCGTTGCAGGCTTTCGACAGCGAGCCGCCCTGGACCACCGATCGCTCCAGCGAGGAGCAGGCCGCACGCACCTGGAAGCACGTCAAGGCCAACGGCGCGCTGATCGACCTTGCGATCTATTCCCGCGAATTGACCTATGCCGATCGGCCCGCGGTGCTGCTCGCACTGATGGACATCACCGAACGCAAGCGCGCCGAGGCGCGGCTCGCCTTCATGGCCCAGCATGACGGGCTGACCGGCCTGCCGAACCGCAATCTTCTGCGCCAGCAGGTGGACGAGATGCTGCTGCATATGCGGCGCAGCTCCGACAAGGTCGCGCTGCTGATGCTGGGGCTGGACAATTTCAAGGCGGTCAACGACACGCTGGGACACGCGGTCGGCGACAAGCTGCTGCGCGGCGTCGCCAAGCGGCTGCGCTCGACCTTGCGCGAGGAGGACGCGCTGGCGCGGCTGAACTCCGACGAGTTCGCGATCGTGCAGAGCGGGCTGACGCGTCCCGAGGACGCGGTGATGCTGGCCAAGCGCCTGCAGGAAGCCATCGCCGATCCCTACCTGCTCGACGGCCATTCCGTGGTGATCGGCGCCTCCATCGGCATCGCGATGGCGCCCGGCGACGGCGATGATTCCGAAAAACTGCTCAAGAGCGCCGACATGGCGCTGTCGCGCGCCAAGGCCGATGCCCGCGGCACCTTTGCGTTCTTCGAGGCCGCGCTCGACGCCAAGGCGCAGAGCCGGCGCAAGATCGAGGTCGAGCTGCGCGACGCGATCCAGAACGACGTGCTGCGCCCTTATTACCAGCCGCTGATCGACCTCCAGAGCGGCCGCATCACCGGCTTCGAGGCGCTGGTCCGCTGGCCGCACGCCGAGCGCGGCATGGTCTCGCCGGCCGAGTTCATTCCGGTCGCCGAGGAAACCGGGCTGATCAATCCGCTCGGCGGCCTGATGCTGCGCCGGGCGTGCCTGGACGCCGCAACCTGGCCCGACGATGTGCGCGTCGCCGTCAATCTGTCGCCGCTCCAGTTCCGCAGCGGCAATCTGCTCTCGGTGGTGACGGACGCGCTGAAACTTTCCGGCCTGCCGGCGCGGCGGCTCGAGCTCGAGATCACCGAGACGCTGCTGCTGGAGAAGAGCGCGCAGGTGCTGGCGACGCTGCATGCGCTGCGCGCGCTCGGCGTCCGCATCTCGATGGATGATTTCGGCACCGGCTATTCCAGCCTCAGCTATCTGCGCAGCTTCCCGTTCGACAAGATCAAGATCGACCAGTCCTTCGTGCGCGATCTCGGCGCCAATCGCGAGGCCCAGGCGATCATCCGTTCCATCGTCAGCCTCGGCAAAGGCCTTGGCGTCACCATCACCGCCGAGGGCGTCGAGACCGAAGCCGAGCTGAGCTGCCTCCGCGCCGAGGGCTGCGACGAGGGCCAAGGCTTTCTGTTCAGCAAGGCCCGGCCCAATGCCGAGATCATCAGCCTGCTCGCCGCCCAGCGCGGCATGGACGGTGAGACCGCGCTGGTGGCGTGA
- a CDS encoding MFS transporter, translating into MSKPSGFDYGWVVVAAGALMTCVGFGTMLSLAVFLQPISEAMGWSRAGVSAAATLDFLCMGVAAFFWGTLSDRFGTRIVVLAGSLLLGLGLVTASQATSLWQFQLFFGVLIGVAAGSFYAPMMALASAWIEKNRSLAVALVSAGMGVSPVTIAPTASWLITAYDWRTAMLVIGCAAWALLIPACFLVRPAPQAAGPASTDAAPEIELTAAQALRTPQFIALAAAHFACCAAHSGPIFHMVSYAMVCGIAPLTAVTVYSVAGISGLGGRLLLGAAADRIGAKPVLVGGLFVQAMCIATYLAVAQLGEFYALSVVFGLAYGGVMPLYAVLVREYFGVRIMGTVFGAVSAFASLGMALGPWAGGLVFDNFQRYTWLHAGSFAIGLAAVAVALSFPTKRKQSLDLGRAAA; encoded by the coding sequence ATGAGCAAGCCGTCAGGATTCGACTATGGCTGGGTCGTTGTCGCCGCGGGAGCGCTGATGACCTGCGTCGGCTTCGGCACGATGCTGTCGCTTGCGGTCTTCCTGCAGCCGATCTCCGAAGCGATGGGCTGGTCGCGCGCCGGCGTGTCGGCGGCGGCGACGCTGGATTTCCTCTGCATGGGCGTTGCCGCGTTCTTCTGGGGCACGCTGTCGGACCGGTTCGGCACCCGCATCGTGGTGCTTGCCGGAAGCCTGCTGCTGGGCCTCGGTCTCGTCACCGCGAGCCAGGCGACCAGCCTGTGGCAATTCCAGCTGTTCTTCGGCGTGCTGATCGGCGTCGCTGCCGGCAGCTTCTACGCGCCGATGATGGCGCTCGCGAGCGCTTGGATCGAGAAGAACCGCAGCCTGGCAGTCGCGCTGGTCTCCGCCGGCATGGGCGTGTCGCCGGTGACGATCGCGCCGACCGCAAGCTGGCTGATCACGGCCTATGACTGGCGCACCGCGATGCTGGTGATCGGCTGTGCGGCGTGGGCGCTGCTGATCCCGGCCTGCTTCCTGGTACGGCCGGCGCCGCAGGCGGCTGGCCCGGCAAGCACCGACGCGGCCCCGGAGATCGAGCTGACCGCAGCACAGGCGCTGCGCACGCCGCAATTCATCGCGCTCGCGGCCGCGCATTTCGCCTGCTGCGCGGCGCATTCCGGCCCGATCTTCCACATGGTGTCCTATGCGATGGTGTGCGGCATCGCCCCGCTCACGGCGGTGACGGTCTACAGCGTCGCCGGCATCTCCGGGCTCGGCGGACGCCTGCTGCTCGGCGCGGCCGCCGATCGCATCGGCGCCAAGCCCGTGCTGGTCGGCGGCCTGTTCGTGCAGGCGATGTGCATCGCGACCTACCTCGCGGTAGCCCAGCTCGGCGAATTCTACGCGCTCTCGGTCGTATTCGGTCTCGCCTATGGCGGGGTGATGCCGCTCTATGCGGTGCTGGTCCGCGAGTACTTCGGCGTGCGCATCATGGGCACCGTGTTCGGCGCGGTGTCGGCCTTTGCCAGCCTCGGTATGGCGCTGGGTCCCTGGGCCGGTGGGCTCGTGTTCGACAATTTCCAGCGCTACACATGGCTGCATGCCGGCTCCTTCGCGATCGGGCTCGCCGCCGTCGCGGTGGCGCTGAGCTTTCCGACCAAACGCAAGCAATCGCTCGACCTTGGCCGCGCCGCGGCCTGA
- a CDS encoding acyl-CoA dehydrogenase family protein has product MNATPGVGLVERARAIAPLIAREADEIERSRRLTPAVVSALIENGLYRALLPQSLGGAEAPIDIFMQMLEEIAKADASTAWCLGQCSVCAMIAASLDHDTAHKIFNEGPGILAWGAIAHGARATEGGYRVTARWDFASGSRQASWLGAHVRIVDAEGTPRNNADGSPEVRTILFPVASAVLHDVWQAIGLAGTGTDAYEVSDLFIPERFTAFRDVPSALRETGPLYRIGTGSTFSLGFAAVSLGVARATLDAAIALSRAKHQSLAASAMRDNQAVLGLIGRTEGDLRAARAYLYATANAMWRDLCATGEFSAAHRSAVRLAATWTIHQSAKVVDAAYHMAGATAVFRSNPFERRFRDMHAITQQIQARDTHYEDVGKAILAGN; this is encoded by the coding sequence ATGAACGCAACTCCCGGAGTTGGTCTCGTCGAACGTGCCCGCGCCATCGCGCCACTGATTGCGCGCGAGGCGGACGAAATCGAGCGCTCCCGTCGGCTGACGCCGGCTGTCGTCTCGGCGCTGATCGAGAACGGGCTCTATCGCGCGCTGCTGCCGCAGAGTCTCGGCGGTGCCGAGGCCCCCATCGACATCTTCATGCAGATGCTGGAGGAGATCGCGAAGGCGGATGCCTCGACCGCATGGTGTCTCGGCCAATGCAGCGTCTGCGCCATGATCGCGGCTTCGCTCGATCACGACACCGCGCACAAGATATTCAACGAAGGCCCCGGCATCCTCGCCTGGGGCGCGATCGCGCATGGGGCGCGTGCGACCGAGGGCGGCTATCGCGTCACGGCGCGCTGGGATTTTGCCTCGGGCTCGCGACAGGCGAGCTGGCTGGGGGCGCATGTGCGCATCGTTGATGCCGAGGGCACGCCACGCAATAACGCCGATGGCTCGCCGGAGGTGCGCACCATCCTGTTTCCGGTCGCGAGCGCGGTGCTGCATGACGTCTGGCAGGCGATCGGGCTCGCCGGCACCGGTACGGATGCCTATGAAGTGAGCGACCTCTTCATCCCCGAGCGCTTCACCGCGTTCCGCGACGTGCCGTCCGCACTGCGCGAGACGGGTCCGCTCTACAGGATCGGCACCGGCTCGACCTTCAGCCTCGGCTTTGCCGCGGTGTCGCTGGGCGTCGCGCGCGCGACGCTGGATGCCGCGATCGCCTTGTCGCGGGCAAAGCACCAGTCGCTGGCAGCGAGCGCGATGCGCGACAACCAGGCGGTCCTGGGCCTGATCGGCCGCACCGAGGGCGACTTACGCGCTGCGCGCGCCTATCTCTATGCGACGGCGAATGCGATGTGGCGCGACCTCTGCGCGACCGGCGAGTTCAGCGCGGCACATCGCAGCGCGGTGCGGCTCGCTGCGACCTGGACCATCCATCAATCGGCCAAGGTGGTCGACGCCGCCTATCACATGGCCGGCGCGACCGCGGTATTCCGCAGCAATCCGTTCGAACGGCGGTTCCGTGACATGCACGCGATCACGCAGCAGATCCAGGCGCGGGATACGCATTATGAGGATGTGGGGAAGGCGATCTTGGCGGGCAACTGA